In the genome of Heyndrickxia acidicola, the window TAAAAGAGGCTATGGAAGCGGATGTTCTTCTTGCTTATAAGATGGACAGACAGCCGCTTCGTGTCGAACAAGGTTTTCCGCTTCGATTAGTGGTACCCAGAATGTATGGGTATAAATCCATCAAATGGGTAAATCGTGTCGAATTTGCATCCACTCGTATTCAAGGTTACTGGGAACAACGAGGCTATCCGGCTGAGGCAACGTTTTGATCAAGTATAATGCATGATCTATAGGATTAGATTTTTCTTATTTATGGGTTGGTCCCTAATTCACTGACAGTTAAGAAGAGTCATCATGTTAAGTCAGTGAGATAGGATTCAAGAATGACAAAAGAGAATTCAAAACAAAACGGGTTCTGTTTTGTAGTACAAAACTTGAAAAAGTGCGCTAAACAGCGTATCAAATAACATTAAAAACACACCGTAATTCGTTAAATATACATTAAGCCCATTAAGGCTAGATATAAAAAGCCTTTATCTTGGTTTACTAAGTAATAATTGATAGGTTTGGCTTTGGATTAATTAATAACAACAAAAAAGCTTGTTAACTGAAAACAGTTTAACAAGCTTTTTTTAATTCGTTTTATGAACTAGTGAAAAGCACCAAAAATTAAAACATCTTAAACTAAAGCACCCATTAGTTCAACAAGAATCTTATGTTTTTCAATTACCTTCATCTCTTTATCAATACGGACAAGTCGCCCTCAAAAACTTTTTCGTCTCTATCATTAAAGGTAGATAAAGATACAGTAAGGATACCTGTTTCATCTTTAGTTGCTTTCTTATCAATAACTTCAACAATGATATGCAATTCATCTTCAGGATACACAGGCTTAATAAATTTAATATTATTCATCCGTGTTCCTGCAATGACATCCTCACCGTAGAAACCTTCTTCAACCCAAAGCTTAAAAGAAATGGCTAACGTATGTATACCAGAAGCAATAATTCCATCAAACCTTCCCTGCTTTGCTTTTTCCTCATCCAAATGCATATATTGAGGGTCAAATTCACCTGCAAACCTCATAATATCTTCTTTTGTTAATTTTAATGATTTAGTTTGAAACACCTGTCCAATTGTAAACTCATCTAACTTCATTCTTACACCTCTATTTTGATGTTGTAGTCGTTGTTGTCCATTTTTATTTTAGCATCAACTCAACAAGTGGAAAAATATTAAAGTCTTCTTGTTCAACTCCCTCAGCTTAATACGAATATCTCTCGAATGCTCACTTATTCGCAGGATTTCAAAACCCTTGTATGTGGATTTACGTGAAATTGATATGAGTTCAGATCATTTTGGTTTCGTGAAGGCATAGTTAAATAAAGGAGTCAGCTACCACTCCATATTTTACCATATAATGCACATCTCCACGCCGCCCCTGGAGGCTTTCCCTCCCATGTCTCAACGGGTCAATTGCCCTCTCATTCCTTCGTCATGCCTATCCAAGGGGTGGAGGCCAGTTATGCTAACCTGATGGGTCACTGTGCCCTTTTGTTGAATAAACCTGGTACTCCGTACATATTTGAAATCCTACGAATAAGACAACATTCAATATTAAAGAAACTATTTAAAATACGTTTTTTCTTAGGCTGCTAAAGGGATTACGGCTTGGATTTTATTGGGACAGTAAGACTCGTTTCTTCTAGCTATTCCTACAAAAATCCTTGCTAGTTTACCAATCAATTTCATGATTGATTTCATTTTCTTTAACTTCTTTCCCTTCACATTATGGGAATGGAGGGCTTTAAATTCAGGGTTATTCATCACAAGGCTCATAGTTGCTAAGTAGAGGAATCGTCGTAGTCTGGACCTTCCACGCTTTGAAATAACAATCTGACCTTTCCATTTGCCTGAACTTGCTTCAGCTAAATGTAATCCCGCATGACGTAATAGAGAGTTCCCGTGAGAGAAACCACTTAGATCGCCTGATTCACCTAATATCCCGGCTAATGAAATTTCACTTATTCCCTTAATCATAAGTAATTTTTTTGCAAATGGTATTGTATTGTATTGTATAGAGAACTTCTTTAACTTGTTGTTCAACTCTTTCGAGTTGTTTTACAGCGAGGTCATATTCCTCTAATAATTGTTCTAAATGGAATTTATAAGCATCAAGAGCTTGTCCGGTCCCAATAGAGGATTTCGCTAGATTGATTAGTAATTGTGC includes:
- a CDS encoding MaoC family dehydratase; its protein translation is MKLDEFTIGQVFQTKSLKLTKEDIMRFAGEFDPQYMHLDEEKAKQGRFDGIIASGIHTLAISFKLWVEEGFYGEDVIAGTRMNNIKFIKPVYPEDELHIIVEVIDKKATKDETGILTVSLSTFNDRDEKVFEGDLSVLIKR